In Ruminiclostridium papyrosolvens DSM 2782, the following proteins share a genomic window:
- a CDS encoding ABC transporter ATP-binding protein has translation MIHVKSLSKSYGDFKALDSLDIHIKEGSVYGLLGPNGSGKTTLIKHLTGIYKNESGSIAIDGKTVFDNPETKSKIIYISDDLFFFSQYSIKEMASFYASMYPGWSWERFNTLKQVFPIDIKRRVVKLSKGMQKQVAFWLGISAKPKVMILDEPVDGLDPVMRKKVWNLILQDVAEYGTTVLVSSHNLRELEDICDHVGILYQGKMMVERELDNMKSDIHKLQLAYSGNTPDSLFKDGEVLHRTQNGSVLQLIVRGNKDTIISNVKSTNPVVMDILPLSLEEIFIYELGGKGYEIENILI, from the coding sequence ATGATTCATGTTAAATCTTTGAGCAAATCCTATGGGGACTTTAAGGCGCTTGATTCCCTTGATATTCACATAAAAGAAGGTTCAGTCTATGGGCTTTTGGGACCTAACGGCTCAGGAAAAACTACATTGATAAAGCATTTAACCGGTATTTATAAAAACGAGTCAGGCTCCATAGCCATAGATGGTAAAACCGTTTTTGATAATCCCGAAACAAAATCTAAAATAATTTATATATCCGACGACCTTTTTTTCTTTTCTCAGTACAGCATAAAGGAAATGGCTTCTTTCTACGCCAGCATGTATCCCGGATGGAGCTGGGAAAGGTTTAATACTCTGAAGCAAGTATTTCCAATTGATATTAAGCGTAGGGTCGTTAAGCTTTCAAAAGGTATGCAGAAACAAGTTGCTTTCTGGCTTGGGATTTCGGCAAAGCCAAAAGTAATGATACTGGACGAACCCGTTGACGGGCTTGACCCGGTTATGAGAAAAAAGGTATGGAATCTGATACTTCAAGATGTTGCAGAATACGGAACAACGGTTCTTGTTTCTTCCCATAACCTGCGTGAGCTTGAAGATATATGTGATCACGTTGGTATACTATATCAGGGTAAAATGATGGTTGAGCGTGAGCTTGATAATATGAAATCAGATATTCACAAGCTCCAGCTTGCATATTCAGGTAATACACCTGACAGTTTATTCAAGGATGGAGAGGTATTGCATCGTACCCAGAACGGAAGCGTGCTGCAATTGATAGTTAGGGGCAACAAGGATACAATAATATCCAACGTCAAGTCCACGAACCCTGTTGTCATGGACATTCTGCCGCTTTCCCTTGAGGAAATTTTCATTTATGAATTAGGGGGTAAAGGTTATGAAATCGAAAACATCCTTATTTAA
- a CDS encoding VOC family protein: protein MKIEHVALYVNDLENAKDFFIKYFNAKSNHGYHNKKTDFRSYFLTFDDGARLEIMNEPNMSGKDKYLSRTGYIHIAISVGSKEVVDILTGRLKNDGYEVASEPRMTGDGYYESCIIAFEGNQIEITL, encoded by the coding sequence ATGAAGATTGAACATGTTGCATTGTATGTAAATGATTTAGAAAATGCAAAGGATTTTTTCATAAAATATTTTAATGCCAAATCAAATCATGGGTACCATAATAAAAAGACGGATTTTAGGTCATACTTCTTGACTTTTGACGATGGGGCACGACTTGAAATAATGAATGAACCCAATATGTCTGGTAAAGACAAATACTTGAGCCGAACCGGTTATATTCATATCGCCATTAGTGTTGGGAGCAAGGAAGTGGTTGATATCCTGACTGGCAGATTAAAAAATGATGGGTATGAGGTTGCCAGTGAACCAAGAATGACAGGCGACGGTTATTACGAAAGTTGTATTATTGCTTTTGAAGGAAATCAAATTGAAATAACTTTATAA
- a CDS encoding TIGR00266 family protein — protein MADVIDYKIYGDDMQIVEIELDPSEGVRAEAGAMMYMEDGIMMQTSTDGGAFKGFKRMLTGESFFITTFYNAGTSKQHVAFSAPYPGKIVPLDLTKLGGNFLCQKDSFLCAASGVDIEVAFTRKLGAGFFGGEGFILQRLVGDGMAFVHSGGTIIQKNLLPGETLRVDTGCLVAFSPSVDYDIQSVGGFKNALFGGEGLFLAKMTGPGIVFLQSLPLARLSDRLSSSGARHREQQSGIAGIGGGILGGLFGGDNKY, from the coding sequence ATGGCAGACGTTATTGATTATAAAATCTATGGGGACGATATGCAGATAGTGGAGATAGAATTGGACCCATCAGAAGGCGTTAGAGCTGAAGCCGGTGCTATGATGTATATGGAAGACGGCATTATGATGCAGACATCCACAGATGGCGGAGCTTTCAAGGGATTCAAGAGAATGCTTACGGGAGAAAGCTTCTTTATCACTACTTTTTATAATGCGGGTACATCAAAGCAGCACGTTGCATTTTCAGCACCTTATCCGGGAAAGATAGTACCGTTGGATTTAACAAAGCTTGGAGGGAATTTCCTTTGCCAAAAAGATTCCTTCTTGTGTGCTGCAAGCGGAGTTGATATTGAGGTAGCCTTTACCAGAAAGCTTGGTGCAGGCTTCTTTGGAGGAGAGGGCTTTATTCTTCAAAGGCTGGTTGGTGATGGTATGGCTTTTGTACATTCAGGAGGAACAATTATTCAAAAGAACCTGCTTCCCGGCGAAACTTTGAGAGTTGACACAGGATGTCTGGTGGCTTTTTCGCCAAGTGTAGACTATGATATCCAGTCAGTTGGAGGCTTCAAAAATGCCTTGTTTGGCGGAGAGGGTCTTTTCCTTGCAAAGATGACAGGCCCGGGGATTGTATTCCTGCAAAGCTTGCCTCTTGCAAGATTGTCAGACAGGCTTTCATCCTCAGGAGCACGCCATCGTGAGCAGCAGTCAGGTATTGCAGGTATTGGAGGCGGAATTTTGGGAGGCCTCTTTGGTGGAGATAATAAGTACTAA
- a CDS encoding GntR family transcriptional regulator — translation MIQLDFKDPRPIYEQIKDKIKELVITGAVETDDKIPSVRELAQTLTINPNTIQKAYKDLEAEGIIYSVKGKGNFIAPLDKSSVDPRRKELLLIIQKTVEELIFLHTPQQAVIDIIYNTYSKKEASQ, via the coding sequence ATGATACAATTGGATTTTAAAGACCCCAGACCTATTTATGAACAAATAAAAGATAAAATCAAGGAGCTGGTTATAACCGGGGCAGTTGAAACTGACGACAAAATTCCGTCGGTAAGAGAGCTTGCTCAAACTCTTACCATAAATCCCAATACCATTCAAAAGGCATATAAAGACCTTGAAGCCGAGGGAATAATTTATTCGGTTAAAGGCAAGGGTAATTTTATAGCCCCATTAGATAAAAGCTCGGTAGACCCCAGACGAAAAGAGCTTTTGCTCATTATTCAGAAAACGGTGGAAGAACTGATTTTTCTTCACACACCGCAACAAGCAGTAATTGACATAATTTATAACACATATAGTAAAAAGGAGGCATCCCAATGA
- the pdxA gene encoding 4-hydroxythreonine-4-phosphate dehydrogenase PdxA, whose product MIKPVIGIPMGDPAGIGPEIIVKALANDEIYKVCKPLVIGDAGVIEKAARICGIQTGVKTVSGVDVIDSDNRTINVVDLNIINPDSLEYGKVQEENGRASFEYIKKSVELAMEGKLSAIATTPINKPSLKAAGIEFIGHTEILAGLTDTKDPLTMFEVRGMRVFFLTRHVSLRKACDMVTKERLLDYVERCTQALQSLGITGGTMAVAGLNPHSGDNGLFGLEECENIIPAIQEAKMRGFNVEGPVGPDSVFHLALTGRYNSVLSLYHDQGHIATKTLDFERTIAITLGLPFLRTSVDHGTAYDIAGKGIAGEISMTEAILLAAKYSHPYSQWVKRTD is encoded by the coding sequence ATGATTAAACCCGTAATAGGTATTCCAATGGGAGATCCTGCCGGAATAGGTCCCGAGATAATAGTAAAAGCACTTGCTAATGATGAGATATACAAAGTATGCAAGCCTTTGGTAATTGGTGATGCCGGTGTTATTGAAAAGGCAGCTCGGATATGCGGAATACAAACCGGTGTTAAAACAGTATCAGGTGTTGACGTGATAGATTCAGACAATAGGACTATAAATGTAGTGGATTTAAATATAATAAATCCTGATTCTCTGGAGTACGGCAAGGTACAGGAGGAAAATGGCAGAGCTTCCTTTGAATATATAAAAAAGAGTGTGGAGCTTGCTATGGAAGGAAAACTTTCTGCAATAGCAACTACCCCTATAAACAAACCTTCACTAAAAGCGGCAGGAATTGAGTTTATCGGTCATACGGAAATACTCGCCGGGCTGACGGACACGAAAGATCCTCTTACTATGTTTGAGGTCAGAGGAATGAGGGTATTTTTCCTTACCCGACACGTATCTCTGAGGAAGGCTTGTGATATGGTAACTAAGGAAAGATTGCTGGACTACGTGGAAAGATGCACCCAAGCCTTGCAAAGCCTTGGGATAACAGGGGGGACAATGGCAGTTGCCGGATTAAATCCCCACAGCGGTGACAATGGTCTTTTCGGACTGGAAGAATGCGAAAATATCATTCCGGCAATTCAGGAAGCGAAAATGAGAGGGTTTAATGTGGAAGGCCCTGTAGGTCCTGACTCTGTGTTTCATCTTGCATTAACCGGCAGATACAATTCTGTATTGTCCCTATATCATGATCAGGGACACATAGCTACAAAAACATTGGATTTTGAAAGGACAATAGCTATTACCTTAGGTCTTCCGTTCCTGAGGACATCAGTTGACCATGGAACTGCCTATGATATAGCCGGGAAGGGAATAGCCGGTGAGATAAGCATGACGGAGGCAATACTTCTGGCAGCAAAATATTCACATCCGTACTCACAGTGGGTAAAAAGAACAGACTAA
- a CDS encoding carbohydrate-binding protein, giving the protein MLKNKATKRFISLTLSIVIVLCSILISTVSPMVVSAATQAVYYVSPAGNDSNPGTIDEPFMTITKARDVVRTINKNMTGDIYVYLRGGDYRLTSTISFGPEDSGTNGFRIIYQAYQGETPVLNGATKVTGWTQHSGNIYKATLNRNTKLRYLFVNDKRAQMTKKTVKGQGGYGTYSVTKGQASWAWTSGSNSDGVKYNASDVPEIASNKDDLEIVNGSTWNENIVCTRDVITSGSSRVLLLQQPYGAIAQLPGWGAAFTTTSTHTIYNAFEFLNSPGQFYFNKTTKTLYYYPRQGEDMSTADVEAPVLEKLIDISGKSNSNRVKNISFEGITFANTDWNLIKVGDSYGRTTCQSADGFIAYYNGNWHDTKYTLLDTYPGMINVSSSDSINFTGNVIKHSAADGITMVNDVINSNLIGNYIYDITSSGITVGHPQHVYLGDGGEHQKYAPGVEGICTNITINNNMLWDCSTAPGFGGCAGVTAFFVNKLKVTYNTVHTTGYNGITLGWGWCNFLDSNTCKDNVINNNRVYNSLNRLHDSGAIYTIGQMPYTTINENYVKGIPDNSTGPTYGLHNDEGSAYITENDNVLDISPKVTYTINCEDYGKKHDLTILRTYATVNKMGKNPPSSTIDTPVAVPDNVWPLAQYNIALKAGVQEAYRSILPGNLFPVQDYVFPASCATKCGSDLNIRSSGNAANTVWFAPSGTTNFVQGPTMTKASGTATSIVTPETAGTYKLFVVNSSGAKIGESSALLRVSGSASQIEAESFSSQSGVQTENCNEGGQDVGYIENGDYTVYNNFDFKNGVSGFKARVASGGSGGNIEIRLDSITGPLVGTCPVTSTGGWQTWADVTCNVSGASGIHNLYLKFTGGSGYLFNLNWFQFIGGGTPPVLAGDVNGDGSVDSTDYAMMKKYILGLINDFPVEDDLKAGDLNKDGAIDSIDLALLKINLLSGM; this is encoded by the coding sequence ATGCTTAAAAACAAGGCTACAAAAAGGTTTATATCATTAACTCTTTCTATTGTAATTGTTTTATGCAGTATCTTAATTTCTACAGTGTCTCCAATGGTTGTTTCTGCTGCAACTCAGGCGGTTTATTACGTATCTCCCGCAGGAAATGACAGCAACCCCGGAACCATTGATGAACCCTTTATGACAATCACAAAGGCAAGGGATGTAGTACGTACTATAAACAAAAATATGACAGGGGATATTTATGTTTATTTAAGAGGTGGAGACTATCGTTTGACCAGTACCATTTCTTTTGGGCCGGAGGATTCGGGGACAAACGGATTCAGAATTATTTATCAGGCATATCAAGGTGAAACGCCCGTTTTGAATGGTGCGACAAAGGTTACAGGGTGGACTCAACACAGTGGCAACATATATAAGGCTACACTTAACCGCAATACCAAACTGAGGTACCTTTTTGTAAATGATAAGAGAGCGCAGATGACCAAAAAGACAGTAAAAGGTCAGGGCGGATATGGAACTTATTCTGTTACAAAAGGGCAGGCCAGCTGGGCATGGACAAGCGGCAGCAATAGTGACGGAGTTAAGTATAATGCATCCGATGTACCGGAAATCGCAAGCAATAAGGACGACTTAGAAATAGTAAACGGCTCAACTTGGAACGAGAATATTGTTTGTACAAGGGATGTTATTACATCGGGTTCTTCAAGAGTACTTCTTTTACAGCAGCCATATGGAGCAATAGCTCAATTGCCCGGTTGGGGTGCGGCTTTCACCACTACAAGCACCCATACAATTTACAATGCATTTGAGTTTTTAAATTCTCCGGGGCAGTTCTATTTTAACAAAACTACGAAAACACTATATTATTATCCGCGCCAAGGTGAGGACATGTCTACTGCCGATGTTGAGGCTCCTGTTTTAGAGAAGCTTATTGACATTTCAGGGAAGTCAAACTCAAACAGAGTCAAGAATATATCATTTGAGGGAATTACCTTTGCCAATACGGACTGGAACCTTATTAAAGTAGGAGATTCATACGGAAGAACAACTTGTCAGAGTGCAGATGGATTTATAGCTTATTACAATGGTAACTGGCATGATACAAAATACACTCTTCTGGATACATATCCGGGTATGATAAACGTAAGCAGCAGTGATTCCATCAACTTTACAGGCAATGTAATAAAGCACAGTGCTGCCGACGGAATTACCATGGTAAACGATGTAATAAATTCAAATCTTATAGGTAATTATATTTATGACATTACATCAAGTGGTATTACGGTAGGACATCCACAGCATGTGTACTTGGGAGACGGAGGAGAACACCAGAAGTACGCACCGGGTGTAGAAGGTATTTGTACCAATATCACAATCAATAATAATATGTTGTGGGATTGCAGTACCGCTCCCGGCTTCGGAGGATGCGCCGGGGTTACGGCCTTCTTTGTAAACAAGCTCAAGGTAACCTATAACACAGTTCATACCACAGGTTATAACGGTATAACACTTGGATGGGGCTGGTGTAATTTCCTTGACTCAAATACTTGTAAGGACAATGTAATAAATAATAACCGTGTATATAATTCATTAAACAGGCTTCATGACAGCGGAGCAATATATACAATAGGTCAAATGCCTTATACTACTATTAATGAGAACTATGTCAAGGGCATTCCAGATAATTCAACAGGACCTACCTATGGTTTGCATAATGATGAAGGAAGCGCATACATAACTGAAAATGACAATGTCCTTGATATTAGTCCAAAGGTAACGTACACAATCAACTGTGAAGATTACGGAAAAAAACACGACTTAACGATACTAAGAACCTATGCAACGGTTAATAAAATGGGTAAAAACCCTCCTAGCAGTACAATTGATACGCCTGTTGCAGTTCCGGATAATGTATGGCCTTTGGCACAGTACAATATAGCTTTGAAAGCCGGAGTTCAGGAAGCATATAGAAGCATACTGCCAGGTAATCTGTTCCCTGTTCAGGATTATGTGTTCCCTGCAAGCTGTGCTACAAAATGTGGTTCTGATTTAAATATAAGAAGCAGCGGTAATGCAGCAAATACTGTATGGTTTGCTCCTTCCGGTACAACAAATTTTGTTCAGGGGCCAACTATGACCAAGGCGTCAGGAACTGCCACATCAATAGTAACGCCTGAAACAGCAGGAACGTACAAATTGTTTGTAGTAAACTCGTCAGGTGCAAAGATAGGTGAATCGAGTGCATTGCTGAGAGTCAGCGGTTCTGCTTCACAAATTGAAGCAGAAAGTTTTTCCTCGCAATCGGGGGTTCAAACTGAAAACTGCAACGAAGGCGGACAGGATGTAGGATATATTGAAAATGGGGATTACACTGTTTACAATAATTTTGATTTTAAAAACGGAGTTTCGGGTTTTAAGGCGAGGGTAGCAAGCGGTGGCAGCGGAGGAAATATTGAAATAAGGTTGGACAGTATCACAGGGCCTTTAGTAGGAACATGTCCTGTGACATCTACCGGAGGCTGGCAGACTTGGGCTGACGTTACATGCAATGTCAGCGGTGCCAGTGGAATCCACAACTTGTATCTTAAGTTCACCGGAGGAAGCGGATATTTATTCAATCTTAACTGGTTCCAGTTCATCGGAGGAGGTACACCACCTGTACTAGCAGGGGATGTCAACGGGGATGGCAGCGTTGATTCAACAGATTATGCCATGATGAAAAAATATATTCTTGGTTTAATCAATGATTTCCCTGTAGAAGATGACCTTAAAGCAGGTGATTTGAATAAAGACGGTGCTATTGATTCAATTGACTTGGCTCTGCTGAAGATAAACCTGTTAAGCGGTATGTAA